Proteins encoded in a region of the Orcinus orca chromosome 8, mOrcOrc1.1, whole genome shotgun sequence genome:
- the LOC125965092 gene encoding serum amyloid A protein isoform X19 — protein sequence MWRAYSDMREANYKDADKYFHARGNYDAARRGPGGAWAAEVISDARENSQRVTDLFKHGDSGHGREDSEADQFANRWGRSGKDPNYFRPPGLPDKY from the exons ATGTGGCGAGCCTACTCTGACATGAGAGAAGCCAATTACAAAGATGCAGACAAGTACTTCCACGCCCGGGGCAACTATGACGCTGCCCGAAGGGGACCTGGGGGCGCCTGGGCTGCTGAAGTGATCAG CGATGCCAGGGAGAATAGTCAGAGAGTCACAGACCTTTTTAAGCATGGAGACAGTGGCCACGGACGGGAGGACTCAGAGGCTGACCAGTTTGCCAATAGATGGGGCCGGAGCGGCAAAGACCCCAATTACTTCCGACCTCCTGGCCTGCCCGACAAGTACTGA